The Motacilla alba alba isolate MOTALB_02 chromosome 3, Motacilla_alba_V1.0_pri, whole genome shotgun sequence DNA window TGTTTGCCAGTGACTGCAGTGTTAGCAAATGCAGGATgagtttaaaatataaacattatttttcccctttatttaaacatgttttaatCAGTGGATATTGCCAAGGAAGTGAAATTGTAAGATACTAATCTCTCTTACatataattttctaatttcatGTAATGGGAGTTTGGCTTGAGAGTAAATGTTAAGAAATTGCACTGTGAAATttagtattttatgaaaaataggAGCTTTAAACTGATGCAGCATAAATGTATTTGAGAATCAGACTTAATTTTCAAGTACTGAACTACACATATTTAATAGAATACTTCTTGTAGAGATAACAGTACTGGCACGGTTGAGGATTAGTAAGATAATTGTTGGAGGCTCCAGACCAAACAATTCTACCATTTCTCTATTTTGATAGTTACaatttttactttcctttttcaggATTAATTCTGTCACTTTTTACTTTGCCAGAATAGAGataggaaaaggaagaagaggcagTATCTGTATGAAGAGTGCTGgataaataatacattttaaagctCAAATACATGTGTCATTACAACCGTCTTGAAGACAAATCAAGGGATAACTTGGATCTGCCATCCCGAATTTTTTCCCTTACTACAGGTACGAATGGCTGGACCCGAGCATCAAAAAGACAGAGTGGTctcgggaggaggaggagaaactgTTGCACCTGGCCAAGTTGATGCCAACCCAGTGGAGAACCATCGCCCCCATCATTGGGAGAACTGCTGCGCAGTGCTTGGAGCACTATGAATTTCTGCTGTGAGTTTCTGCTTGCCTAGAGGAAAATCTAGCCAAGAGTACCCAGAAAATCCGTGGAGTTGTAGCAGTGTGTCATTCCCTTCTCCCACGGTAAATTAGGGTGGTTTCAAGTTGGCTGAGTCCTTTTGTAAGCAACTTTTAGAGATTGTGTTCAGTCACTTGTGTCTAGCTTGAAAGAAGCTCCTggaagctggagagcagcttgaATAGAGATAGGTGTATCTCTTCCTGCTCCTGGTCATTCTGGCTAAGGGATTGCCAAGATTTATGCTTTTCTTAGGCTGCATGGGCATTTTTTGACTGGCTGATCAGCAGGAGTGGGtatgtgagaaagaaaagagacgTAAAACACACGTTGAAATGGCTGAATGTGCAGATACCCTCTCTGCTACAAAGAGTTTCTTTTGGCCACgagaagagaaagaatgtaCCGTTTTCCCTTGTGAGCATTCTTAATTCTGGTGCAATTGGTTGAGTAGAAAAAACATAatataaaatttgattttttaattttgtcacaCTGCTGGAattcttgtttttattattaaagaTTACCTATGGGAATTTCTTTACTACTAGCTATATCAGtattgtattttataaaatattttattgttgtaATATAATACTGTGTTGGTTTCTTTCTCTTGTCTTGTTTAAGATTATGGAACTGTACCACGCTTGTGAATTGTATAACAGATTTACTGTATTGTACAGGCCACGAGGTTACTGCTTTATAATCAGTCTTTGGAGACATTTAAGGGGTGGTTATTGTGATCCtgggggaaaacaaaagagctggaaaacaaacatctACCATGTGTTTTTAGGGACAAAGCTGCTCAGAGAGACAATGAGGAAGAAACTGCTGATGATCCTCGGAAACTGAAACCTGGAGAAATCGATCCAAATCCAGAAACCAAGCCAGCCAGGCCAGATCCCATTGACATGGATGAAGGTGAGTTAGGAGTGTGTTTACTGTTTTTGACAGAAATCTgatctgtttgatttttctgtttacacACTTATTGTCCCttagtttcttcttttctttttgtccacCACCGCCTTAACCACAGTCATTAATTTACTTGCAGATTTTGTCTTATTTCTGTATCTGGCCAGTCAGTTCtacttttccagttttccttttcttggtgTGCTTTTGCCTCCTTATCTATCACCTTCATCTGTTACCATGACTGGCTGTTCTTTACTTTCACAACTGCTCTGCTCGTTTGCATTCTGTATCTTCATTGTTTTCCATCAGCTCACACCTCTCAGATGAATCCATGCTGAAGCACAGGACTGCctgacttccttttttttccccttgcacaGAGCAATGttataaactgaaaaatgcaCATTGTTAAAATTCCATGAATGAACCATTGGTGGTTTCAAACAGGTTCACAAAAACAGCACTCTCAGCTCTGGAAGTAAATGCAATTAACAAGTTCTCAAGATAGTACTCTTAGATTAAGATGTAAATGAAGTTTTACTTTCATTAATGTGGTCAATTGGCctttttatgtaaatattttgatttgGTGTTGATACTTATTGATACTATTTTCAACATGGagctttttttctaaaagtctTCATTACACCTGGCCAGTGATACAGTAAATATGTTGGGACAACTTGGAGATTAGTGATGGCACAGAATGCCTGTGATTGATTGATTCAGCTTTTAAAGAtggtttttctgattttaatgtcacttttttcctctaattttttAAGTGCAGATTCACTGCTGTATTTATCTGTGCTATTGTAGATGAGCTTGAAATGCTGTCTGAGGCTCGAGCACGTTTGGCGAATACACAGGGAAAGAAGGCCAAGAGGAAAgccagggagaagcagctggaagaagCTCGGTAAACTTATATTTGGTTTCATATCCTGGGACTTCTTTTCTTTATATTCATCACTTTAAATCATGTGGTGTTACTGTTTCTTTAGACGTCTTGCTGCTCTCCAGAAAAGACGAGAACTTCGCGCTGCTGGAATTGAGatccagaagaaaagaaaaaagaagagaggtgTGGATTACAATGCAGAAATTCCATTTGAAAAGAAGCCTGCCCCTGGTTTTTATGAtacatcagaagaaaattatcagTCCCTGGATGCAGATTTCAGGAGACTGCGTCAGCAAGACCTGGATGGAGAATTAAGATCGTAAGTGTGTGTTGTAATAAGGAGGGAACagcatatttgaaaaaaaaagcaacccatATATCTTTGTGTTAAGTCCTGGGAACATAGTGTGCGTGGGAAATGTATTTTCCATGGAACAGATGCAAGTGCAGGTGGCCTCTgccttttcagttttctgtgttttatctttCCACAACGTCTAGTTCACCTATTGTCTAGGatcaccttttttctttcttctagtTCACCTTTTATCAGAATAATGTTTCTCACACATGTCATTGCTCTTTAAgttgaaatgttatttttttgagatttttagCAGTTTATTTGCTTGTGTATTTAGtgtcttttaaataataatctTATGATGATTACAAATCTACTCCTATAAGCAATATTACTTCTGATGGAGTTGTTCTTAAGTTGAGGTCCTTAAATGCTTAATTTTTCTccatcccccccaaaaaatccccaaaagtgTAGTTGAGAAGTTAAATGCTACTCTTGGGTACATACTTAATTGTACAGTTGCATTTCCCACTACTGCCAAAACTGCTTTTTACTGAGAGAGTCCAGTGCCATGTACAGTTTGGTTTATTAACTCATGTGGCATTACTAACTGATTTTTCTGCATGGCTCTTTGTTCAGAGGGTCAGGCAGGAGCTTCAGACTGAAGGTTATGATTTCACTGACTGTCTCCATTGCTGTTTGaaggaaatgccatttttattaAAGACTGAAGAGAAATTAGTTTCCACTTTCcgcaaaagaaaatattcaccTTCCCTTAGCAGCTACTGGAGAAAAAGACTCTTCACATTCCCTTATTTTTACTGTCTAAATTCTTGGCCTGATATTTTTTCATGGATTCTGTTTATTGTGGTTTTTCAGCCTAAAAGCTAAATCTGTTGGCTAATTCCATGATTTAAAAGCATTATACTGCCATGTAGTAGGTTCTGCTGCAAGATCTGCAGATCACATCCAATCACCCACAAGGTGTTCCACTATTCCTGCAGGGTTTTATTTCAGCGTATCCAGTGTTTGAACAGGGTACAGCCTTTTTGCTCTTGGCTcgtttgctttgctttgtagctgctctgtgtgttctgaAATGATCCTGTTTTCCATAATAACAGcgagagggagggaagagagcGCAAAAAGGACAAGCAACACATGAAACGGAAAAAAGAGTCAGACTTGCCCTCAGCTATTCTGCAGACCAGTGGAGTGTCAGAATTTACCAAGAAAAGGAGTAAACTGGTGCTTCCAGCTCCTCAGGTGGGGTGTTTACTGATGATAAACAACTTATAAAGCCACTAAAACCGTGCTTTCTGTTTTATTGAATGGATCTCATAGCAACATTGTATCTTACTGTGCCTTgggattttctctttcaaagatATCTGATACAGAACTTGAAGAAGTTGTGAAAGTTGGCCAAGCAAGTGAGATTGCACGGCAGACTGCTGAGGAATCTGGAATCACAAACTCAGCTTCCAGCACTCTTCTCTCTGAATATAATGTAACCAACAACAGCATAGCTCTGAGGACCCCCAAAactccagcagcccaggacaggaTCCTGCAGGTAGAGTATAAGTGTACAGGATGGGTTTTAAATTTTGGAGCAGGAGTCAACTGAGTAGAAGGTGTAAGTTCCGGAGAAACACTCCTTAAATTATGTGCAGTGTTGGGATTTGAAGCAATCCCCATCTTCAGGACACTCTGAAGGGCATAAAGCAGATCTGCTTGTATTTGATCTGTTGTCCCTGTATTTCAAAACattctgattctttttcttttagtcaTATATTGTGTGAAGCTTTTAACCATTCTCCTGCAGTCTTgcataatttttccttccttgtgtgTCTCTCAGTGCTGAAGATGTACGAGTTCATCTCCTTAAAACAGTGTATTCTATGTTGTCCaatgtttatttcaaataaCAAGTAGTAATTAACTGCAACAATGCAAGAATATTTTCATAGCACTTTATTGGCTTAAAACTTAGGTTAGCCAAAAGCTGCCTTTGCAACCTCTGATTGCCTGGATTTTTCAAAAACTGGTTATGTTGAGTAACATTTTGTTGAGTACGTGGAAATAGATGAATTAAATCAGTGCAGCTAATGTGTAGGACAAAACAagaccccaaaaatcccactccaaaacaaaaaactcaaaaaccCTCTGAGCTGACCACGAGCTGTATTTCAGCAGTTCCATGATAGGAGAAAGCGAAaattcctggctctgcagatCATTACCTAAGTCTGTACAATGTGTGCAGGAATGGTCAGTCTCACCTTCAAATGGAGTTTATTATAAGTGTCACAGCATTATGCATATACATAGGTGGATTAGTGGTCTTCTGGGAATATATTTGCTATTTGCAGTAGTATAATTAGCTCATTTTCAGAAAGACTTAATTCTTCACTGTaataaggaaaaatgaaataaagaaaggGGCTATTCATAAAAGCCTCAGTTGAGTCATGGACCAAAAATCTGAATAGTGACCATCTCTTTTGGAACATTGTCTTTGAAGTGCAGTTTGGATAAAGTTGATTGAATTCAGGTTTCAGAGTTTAACTGTGCTCTTCCCTTTTTTAATCCCTTCTTAGGATTACTTGAGTGTTCAGTCACTAACAAATCTTGGAGATTTATGGAGTCTGGCAAACTGAAGGAAGCTGAAACAATAAGTAACACACTCATTTTTGCAACTCCAGTTTATACTTATTTTACTGGAAATGAAGTTCAAATGCCTCTCAAGTGGAACAGTAGGGTTTATAAATACCAGTGTATGGGTGTTAAAGCtaagaaattttaaacattttccagaAACTGATATTCAAATAACtcttctgctgttctgctgcagtAGCTGTTATGCTACTGAATCTGTTAAACGTGACTGTGAATGTCTTGGTGAAGCACTGCTTGTGTTGTCTGTTACACAGGAGGCCCAGAATCTGATGGCTCTCACAAATGTGGATACTCCCCTAAAAGGAGGTCTTAATACTCCCTTGCATGAAAGTGACTTTTCAGGGGTAACACCGCAGAAACAGGTTGTTCAGACTCCAAATACTGTGCTTTCCACACCTTTCAGGTAAACAGACTCCTTTTCTGATGGGTGCCTGGGTGGGCATGTGTCTGTTTGGAGGTGGGTGAACAGAGCAGATTTTGATGTGTAAAATACTATCATGATTAGAGCTTCAAAAGAAACTCACTTTTATTTCAAGCCCTTGTTGAGAAAGTTCAGCCATGGCCTCTTCATCTGTGTTCATACAGCTCACTGGAGTTTTGATCCAAAATGTGGCCTTCTGTGGTCTGGAGCAGTATAAATTATTCTGGAGTAATGCAGGAGTATAAATAGTAAGCTGGAGTGTCATTCTGTATGTGGATCCTGGCCTTTCCAAAGTATTACCTTGGAGTCAAAGATGTGGGAGGTCCCTCAGCCAAACCCACACTGAATTTTTGAAAAGCTggagtaaatattttataagcCATATatatccaaaataaaatatttcttatattgCCAATCTAAATAGTACAGAATTGCTGGTTTAACTCTTACAGTGAACAAATACATATCCCACAAATGTCAAATACCATACAGCTAAAACATGTTACAATTGGTACATTTTGTGTGTCAGGTTTTTCCACTTAGGTTCTAATTTTACTTGTATCACGTTAGTAGGAAAAGTggagaatgaaataaaaaggacCTTTATGGCAGCTTTTCCAAAGCAGCTTTATTTTGTTCAGAAGCTGTGTGCAAAAGCCCTgatcttttaattaaaagagcAGTTCCAGCAATGAGTGCTTTTTTTGAAGATCTGTTGAAGTCTGTGTGGTGCAAAATGAATGTAAGATTTGACCTGGAGTGATCTGGCTGTtgatttgcattattttatattttaaaaagtagagaTGCTCtaattttgttgtttgggatttttttggggtgtttttttagCTTCTGAAGTTCAGATTTTCACATGTAAATATGTTACCTGTGGGTCAACTTGGCTTGCTTGTAGAAATGCTCTGTCAGTGGGAAAATCCAATCCttgagcagagggaaaaattaattaatccaTGAAGTAGCCTCTCATTCATGTAGTAGGTCATTGGGATAGAGAGCAATATTCTTTCGTAGTCTAGAGGAGAAGCAACTGGGGCCAACAAAACCTAAGACTTAATCCATGTTGCCTAACCATAGATGCTTAGAAGTAATTATTACAATGTAACTACTTTTTCAATAGTCAGTGAAAGCAAAGAGGCATTTTAGGATGATCCATTCAGTTGCAGTGTGGGACAGCTGTTGGGCCAAATGATTTCAGAGCGAATGATTTGCCCAGGTGGTGGGGAAATCAGAGCTTGCAATTCAACCCTGATTTCTGTATCCCAGAATAATGCCTGGTGACTAGATAAGCTCTTCtcaaaagcagcagtgggagtTTGTGTTTGTGGAGTTCCTGAAGCTTCTCTTGAAATGATGATGTGCCTAGATTTCAGCTTGACAGGACCTTGGTTGCACCTTGACAGGcttaaacaatttatttttagtgttcTTGTAATTGCACTGTACAGTTTCACTGCCTCCCAAGAAAAAACTCTGGATTGAATGTATAGACTGTGTCTATGTAACTTTTCCCAACATTCAGACTACTGTAAGTAAAGTTCTTTAGTAAAAAACTAATGACTCATTGCACTTCACTAGAACACCCTCTCAAGGGTCAGAGAGCTTAACTCCTCGAGGAGGACTGACTCCCAAACCTGCACTCGGCACAACTCCTGGGAGAACTCCCCTGCGGGATAAGCTGAACATCAACCCAGAAGAGGGAATGGCAGATTACAGTGACCCTTCCTATGCAAAACAAATGGTAAGTAGTACTTAAGAAGTGGAAATCTGTGCTCTAtcaattttcagatttttagtTCTCatctgctgaaaataattttattttaaatgttattgCTTCCACCTGTCTACGAGTCTGTCTTCAtcacataataaaataaaatctttatttaaaagaacagaAGTCTTGCTGCTTAGAATGGCTTTCAGTGTGCTCAGTAAACACActaaaactgttttttaaagatataGTCAAGTTTCCATCCTATTTCTATCTTTGAAGCTGAGCAGGAAATGCATCTTGAGCAAAGATTCATTTTTCTTGCAATCCTTCACAATCCTCAAATTCCTCATCATCTTGACTTCCTGATTTACCTACAGGACCTTTTCATCAGTCTGCCGTGTTGACAACACTGAGCTAAAGGAGTTTGATTTTTGCCATTAGGAGCACTGGGGTTTGAGATGTTCAGAAATCTGAGTCCCGTCCAGACTCTTTCATTACCTTTGGCAACAGATGTTTCCATTCTTGGAGATTCAGCCAGATGGGCTTTGCCAATTAGACATGGTATAAAAGGGCATCTACCTAATAGGTAGCACCTTGGGAACTCCTTTTATGTGGTTGATTCTGCAGCCTCGACTGTGCCTTTGAATATCTCCCACCTGAGCTAtcagcagttttctttttggcCTAGCTAAGATATCCACTCCAAGTGTTTGCCGTGTTCTCACAAAAATAACTCTTCAAGTTCAAAATTCCACAGCTCCTCTTAGCTTGAAGGAGAAGGTTTGTTTGATGTAGTTACACTTTGGTTCTCCCTTAGCCTTTTTATAGTAGGAAGGGAAGCTGGAAGATAAGCTGAGGCTTCAAATCCCTGTGGACTTTATTGCTGTGGGCTTTATTGCTGGAAGGGAAGCTGAGGCTTCAAATCCCTGTGGACTCCCCTGGTTTCCAGATCTGgtgctttctgctttgcagcagaCTGAACTGGCCAGGGAATAATTAGTGTGTTAATGCAGATGAGTGGAGTCTGATTGTGTTGCACTCAGGGTTTTGCACTGCATTCAGGGTATGAATCCAGAAGCATCACgtctccctgctcttcccacaggAGAGGGAGTCTCGGGAGCACCTGCGCATGGGGCTCATGgccctccctgctccaaagAATGACTTTGAGATTGTTCTgcctgaaaatgcagaaaaggaaCTTGAAGAACATGAAGTAGATGAAACCTTTGTAGAAGATGCTGCTGATATAGAAGCCCGCAAGCAGGTCAGTGTGTGAGATGAGGATGGTGCtttttgtgtaaaataaaatgtgttccTTGTATGGTTCCCAACGTTTCATACCTGTTCAATAGGAGAGGTACAGCTTCTTCTACAGGATAGCAAAGTAAAATGTAcctgttttctttgctgctaTCAGAgtatacacacacagaggccAAATCAGTTTTCTctctaaataattttcttaatttcttaatgTTGTGTATAGCATTATTTTCTATCATGAAGTCCCTCAGAGTGCCTGtgtcctcctgcctgctggtttGTCCCCcaagaagataaaaatttattaaaagctttttttttacagtggcACTTGCTTGATTTTAAGCACATAAgaactgtgcttttttttcagtttcaagtTACTCTCTCAAGGTTAAAAGCTGATGTTTGTGAAAGGTTAGACAGGTGTATACAAACTCTGGCAAGCTGGTAGCACACAGATAAAAATCTGCCATGCAGGGAATTGGGACCCTTGGCCACTACCAGAGGATTACCCAGACAGCCAAGTTTGAATGGGTccctgttgttttgttttggttaaaGTCGAGGGAGGCTGGATAAAGTAGAAGCCTTAATTCTGCTGGTTAAATGGCTGTACTGGACAGTAGCCACAGAAGCTTTAAATCTTTCTAAAAACAgttccttttctgtttattgCTAAGCCTAAATTTTGTGTTGCAAATCTCTTTCTATTATATGCCTTAtgtaaatacacatttttttataaaaataaatgcgATTTTTGGCTCCAGAGAAGTTTTTAACAATGGCTGTGCCTTGACAagtgaacaaaatattttaaaaaatcctatgCTTTGATGTTTAAATGGGATAAGCATTTCCCAGAATTTGATTCCTCATGTGTCCTATTTGGGGAGGAACATGTTTTATACATGTATTTGTATGTCTTGTGCATACATACCCTAATAAAAAGTATGAACAAATACAATTAATGTATGTGTGTAGAATAGAGGAAAGAATCTGAGTTGTACCATCATACAAGAGAAGAGCATCCTGCCTTCAAGTGAAGATGTGACATGCTGGGAACACGGAAGATGTTGGTCGTTGTTCCTGAAGTTCCTGACAGCACTGGCTTTTCATGTTATTTATTGCGTGAAATTGTATTGTGAAGAGAACTCTCTCATGTTTTTCCACTTTAACAAGTATTGTTTTAGTGAAATATGTACATTAAGTCATTGAAGATGAGAAACAGAGTCATGGCTGCTAATTTAAGAGTCTTTCCTTTCCTGGTGGATTTAATATCAGCAGAATTAGAGCAGCtgtcacacacagagaaatgtgTAAAGAACAAAATCTTGCTGCAGTTGAGATTGAAGGAGAATTTGATGCCTGGAAATGACTTTTTGAAGATCTCTTTTCTGTTGGAGTTAATCTGCTGTGTTCTTCCCATTCACTTTAGAGGCAGTGAATTACATTGTCATCACATTATATAGCTCTGGCTTAGTAACATGAAGTCTGTATACTGGAAGGAAGCTTTGCTGCAATAATCAATTAGTTTTTATATCACATACATTCCTAGGCAGCATCTGATTGTGTTACAGTGACTGGAGTAACACTTGGCTTGTTTGTTTAGGCTCTCCGTGAAGCAGAGCGTGCCAAGGAGCTGAAGAGAATGCACAAAGCTGTGCAGAAGAATCTACCACGGCCCTCAGAAGTAAgtagaaacaaaattcactgttaaggaacaaaaattaaaaataaaggctttaaCCATTATAGGAGGAAATACAGTCTAAGGAAATCATGAGAGTGTGAAATCTTTGACTATGATGATGTTCAGGAAACTTCCCCAGCAGAGTTGCCATGTGGTATTTTGCTTGCACAGATACTGAGATGGCTGCATGTGTCACAAGGGTTTTGGCACCTCCACTGTGGGGTTTAGCTGATACATAAAATTCATACTTGGGTGGAGATACAGGAATTTAATATTCTCTTTGGTGTATATTATATTTACaaactttttttattcctggacAGGTTAATGAAACAATACTGAGACCCTTAAATGTGGAACCACCCCTAACAGACTTGCAAAAAAGTGAAGAACTCATAAAGAAAGAGATGATTACCATGCTTCATTTTGATCTTTTACATCATCCATTTGGAGAACAGTTTACTGGTAAGAAAGGCAAAGGCCCAGGATTTGGAAGCAACAATGCAGAGCACATGGCTTACCTGGAACAAAATCCTTATGAGAAGTTCTCCAAAGAGGATCTCAAGAAGGTGAGAATTGTGTGGCCTGCAGAGACCTAAAGTCTCCTTAGGGCGTAGTTCTAGTAgtaatttgggaaaaaagccTGCACAGAATTCAGCTGGGAGGTCTCCAGAGGGTTGTATGCAGGGCTGTAATCATAGAGTTGTtggggttggaaaagacctgtaagATAATCAGGTTTGatcattaacccagcactgccaagcatTAAGTAAGGATTAGTTAATAAGTAAGGATTATTTAAGTGCACATTCTCCTTTCTGTAAGCTGATGTTAATCTGGGCTTTCAGGAGAATGATGAGGATGCTGTATTTGCCCATAGACATTGTCACTGAGGTATAAATTTGAATGTGTTGTGGTTgcttataattttaaataaggCTAAGAGAAATAATACCCCAACAGTTACCAAATTTTACTTTGCCATTTCTGTAAATTGCTGTTAAATCAGGCATTAACCAGGTGTGATACCcaccttctgctgcctctgaattTTATTATTCCAGAAttacaaagcattttcttcaaaatagtGCAGACAGAATAGAACAGTGGTAGTCAGCTTGTACCTTGGAGCAGCAAATCAAGTTGTTCAATTGTGTTTGTCAAGCTCAATCCAGGCAAGCTGCTGGTGCAGAgcctgctgagctgtggcagctcaTCTTGCAGCCATACCTGGTCCAGAAGTGCTGAACAGGCAGATTGGGCCATGGTTGGTTGCAGTGAGTGGGCGGCCTGGGCACTGTGTCCTGTTTTGCATTGTAATCCCAAGttaaacagcagctctggaccTGGGTTCCAGTTCAGGGTGTTCATTTATTTAAGCAGCTACAGATGTTGGCTTTTGCTGCCAAGTGACAGATAGGCAATTCTG harbors:
- the CDC5L gene encoding cell division cycle 5-like protein, whose protein sequence is MPRIMIKGGVWRNTEDEILKAAVMKYGKNQWSRIASLLHRKSAKQCKARWYEWLDPSIKKTEWSREEEEKLLHLAKLMPTQWRTIAPIIGRTAAQCLEHYEFLLDKAAQRDNEEETADDPRKLKPGEIDPNPETKPARPDPIDMDEDELEMLSEARARLANTQGKKAKRKAREKQLEEARRLAALQKRRELRAAGIEIQKKRKKKRGVDYNAEIPFEKKPAPGFYDTSEENYQSLDADFRRLRQQDLDGELRSEREGRERKKDKQHMKRKKESDLPSAILQTSGVSEFTKKRSKLVLPAPQISDTELEEVVKVGQASEIARQTAEESGITNSASSTLLSEYNVTNNSIALRTPKTPAAQDRILQEAQNLMALTNVDTPLKGGLNTPLHESDFSGVTPQKQVVQTPNTVLSTPFRTPSQGSESLTPRGGLTPKPALGTTPGRTPLRDKLNINPEEGMADYSDPSYAKQMERESREHLRMGLMALPAPKNDFEIVLPENAEKELEEHEVDETFVEDAADIEARKQALREAERAKELKRMHKAVQKNLPRPSEVNETILRPLNVEPPLTDLQKSEELIKKEMITMLHFDLLHHPFGEQFTGKKGKGPGFGSNNAEHMAYLEQNPYEKFSKEDLKKAQDLLAQEMEVVKQGMGHGELSSEAYNQVWEECYSQVLYLPGQSRYTRANLASKKDRIESLEKRLEINRGHMTTEAKRAAKMEKKLKILLGGYQSRAMGLIKQLNDLWDQIEQAHLELRTFEELKKHEDAAIPRRLECLKEDVQRQQEREKELQQRFADFMLDKETFQAKY